Proteins found in one Salmo salar chromosome ssa26, Ssal_v3.1, whole genome shotgun sequence genomic segment:
- the LOC123730749 gene encoding uncharacterized protein yields MNGDIIECTRDTSVAFNITQIIEPHIHTVNIRQILEPHIHTVNITQILEPHIHTVNIRQILEPHIHTVNITQILEPHIHTVNIRQILEPHIHTVNITQILEPHIHTVNITQILEPHIHTVNITQILEPHILTVNITQILEPHIHTVNITQILEPHIHTVNIRQILEPHIHTVNIRQILEPHIHTVNITQILEPHIHTVNIRQILEPHIHTVNIRQILEPHIHTVNIRQILEPHIHTVNITQILEPHIHTVNIRQILEPHIHTVNITQILEPHIHTVNIRQILEPHIHTVNITQILEPHIHTVNITQILEPHIHTVNITQILEPHIHTVNITQILEPHIHTVNITQILEPHNHTVNIRQILEPHIHTVNITQILEPHIHTVNIRQITQQRGKMFQHVLGPICALNQNQG; encoded by the exons ATGAATGGAGACATTATAGAATGTACGCGGGACACGTCTGTGGCGT tcaACATCACACAGATAATagaaccacacattcacacagtcaACATCAGACAGATTCTagaaccacacattcacacagtcaacatcacacagattctagaaccacacattcacacagtcaACATCAGACAGATTCTagaaccacacattcacacagtcaACATAACACAGATTCTagaaccacacattcacacagtcaACATCAGACAGATTCTagaaccacacattcacacagtcaAC atcacacagattctagaaccacacattcacacagtcaacatcacacagattctagaaccacacattcacacagtcaACATCACACAGATTCTAGAACCACACATTCTTACAGTCAACATCACACAGATTCTagaaccacacattcacacagtcaacatcacacagattctagaaccacacattcacacagtcaACATCAGACAGATTCTagaaccacacattcacacagtcaACATCAGACAGATTCTagaaccacacattcacacagtcaacatcacacagattctagaaccacacattcacacagtcaACATCAGACAGATTCTagaaccacacattcacacagtcaACATCAGACAGATTCTagaaccacacattcacacagtcaACATCAGACAGATTCTagaaccacacattcacacagtcaacatcacacagattctagaaccacacattcacacagtcaACATCAGACAGATTCTagaaccacacattcacacagtcaacatcacacagattctagaaccacacattcacacagtcaACATCAGACAGATTCTagaaccacacattcacacagtcaacatcacacagattctagaaccacacattcacacagtcaACATAACACAGATTCTagaaccacacattcacacagtcaacatcacacagattctagaaccacacattcacacagtcaACATAACACAGATTCTagaaccacacattcacacagtcaacatcacacagattctagaaccacacaatcacacagtcaACATCAGACAGATTCTagaaccacacattcacacagtcaacatcacacagattctagaaccacacattcacacagtcaACATCAGACAGATTACACAACAAAGAGGAAAAATGTTCCAACACGTTCTTGGACCCATATGTGCATTGAATCAAAATCAAGGATAG
- the LOC106587778 gene encoding cell surface glycoprotein 1: MPISDLRMWTLLLGVILGLLAPVQSDPVPASTELPALAAGDFIGETFKFFNKLVVGPPDANNGTSSSDETLDLDHLVTPDPVTSDPEDQLPTFDPEECSTDETEGSTTEGSMKDSTSGQDDEGELFDANLKPNFNLRSSPIPHPSPTPHPSQSNTEDNYEKYDYDSNPSDRPDSSEEDEMGLILDTESPTVEFVPTAEFVPTAEFLPTAEFVPTAEFNPTTDFQMDLEDVNAILDPNPSPSPYPTHDASTTTELEEFKDDIFRPNFVPSPSRVPDPSPSHSPISEFEEEDLLPLSHDPSFSTTSRPSQSRGTSHTPSSKLTSMTGLEEGGAAKMNTELAFTSTTSSAAPTIVRMNSDIEGSGSGFLPQSSTTVAAPAGEEDQTDNSLVDKPLIETRTRIQGTNRLALPREEPAVDTSTVLHDAAAVKPTPSGQHDSYTSGWLIIVAFVAGVAVLVVICVAIGTRDRWNAPAQASEKKVARASSGDEKAEREMERFLSKERPRENVHAGEYTVILLEDVPEKEPLD, translated from the exons atGCCTATCTCTGATCTCAGGATGTGGACTCTACTGCTTGGGGTCATTTTGGGACTTCTGGCACCTGTTCAGtccgaccctgttcctg CCTCGACAGAACTTCCAGCTCTGGCTGCTGGAGATTTTATTGGGGAAACTTTCAAGTTCTTCAATAAGCTTGTAGTGGGTCCCCCGGATGCCAACAATGGAACATCCAGCAGTGATGAAACACTGGACCTAGATCATCTGGTGACCCCTGACCCTGTGACATCTGACCCGGAAGACCAGCTGCCCACCTTTGACCCAGAGGAGTGCAGCACAGATGAGACAGAGGGCAGCACTACAGAAGGCAGCATGAAAGACTCCACTTCGGGACAAGACGACGAAGGGGAGCTGTTTGACGCCAACCTTAAACCTAACTTTAACCTCCGCTCCAGTCCAATTCCTCACCCCAGTCCAACTCCTCATCCCAGTCAAAGCAACACAGAGGACAATTATGAAAAGTACGACTATGATTCCAATCCAAGTGATAGACCTGATTCATCAGAGGAAGATGAAATGGGCCTGATCCTGGATACTGAAAGCCCCACAGTAGAGTTTGTCCCCACAGCAGAGTTTGTCCCCACAGCAGAGTTTCTCCCCACAGCAGAGTTTGTCCCCACAGCAGAGTTTAACCCCACCACAGATTTTCAGATGGATTTGGAGGATGTTAACGCAATCCTtgaccctaaccccagccccagtcctTATCCAACTCATGATGCTAGCACCACAACAGAGCTAGAGGAGTTCAAGGACGATATATTCAGACCAAACTTTGTCCCCAGCCCTAGTCGTGTACCGGATCCCAGCCCCAGCCATAGTCCCATCTCAGAGTTTGAAGAAGAAGACCTGTTACCTCTTAGCCATGATCCAAGCTTTAGTACCACCTCCAGACCTAGCCAAAGTCGAGGGACCAGCCATACACCTAGTTCTAAACTAACCAGTATGACAGGCTTGGAGGAAGGCGGGGCTGCGAAGATGAATACAGAGCTGGCCTTCACCTCAACCACCAGTTCTGCTGCACCTACAATAGTCAGGATGAATTCAGACATCGAAGGGTCAGGGTCGGGATTCCTGCCTCAGAGTAGCACCACAGTAGCAGCCCCTGCTGGTGAGGAGGACCAAACAGACAATTCCCTAGTCGATAAGCCATTAATTGAAACAAGGACAAGAATTCAAGGCACCAATAGGCTTGCTCTACCAAGGGAGGAACCGGCAGTGGATACCTCTACAG TTCTTCATGATGCAGCTGCTGTAAAACCAACCCCATCCGGACAACATGATTCATATACATCGG gttgGTTGATCATCGTTGCCTTCGTCGCAGGCGTTGCCGTCTTGGTCGTAATCTGTGTTGCCATAGGTACCAGAGACAG GTGGAATGCACCGGCCCAGGCATCTGAGAAGAAGGTCGCCAGAGCGAGCTCAGGAGATGAGAAGGCGGAGCGGGAAATGGAGAGGTTTCTGTCTAAAGAGAGGCCAAGGGAAAATGTCCACGCTGGAGAGTACACTGTTATACTTCTGGAGGACGTCCCAGAGAAAGAGCCGCTGGACTGA